The following are encoded in a window of Cupriavidus oxalaticus genomic DNA:
- a CDS encoding thiazole synthase gives MTFEPSETLRDPFVLYGESFGSRLLLGTARYPSPATLEAAVQASTPAMITVALRRQGAVGDGEGGQAFWQMLKALNVPVLPNTAGCFTAQEVITTAMMAREVFETPWIKLELIGDDYTLQPDTLNLPAVAETLIQEGFKVLPYCTEDLVLCRRLLDVGCQALMPWAAPIGTGRGAVNPHAMRVLRERLPDTPLIVDAGLGLPSHAAQVLEWGYDGVLLNTAVAQAAYPVNMARAFAQAVEAGRTAYLAGPMPEREVAQASTPVVGMPFWHAEAEQREQRA, from the coding sequence TGCTGCTGGGCACCGCGCGCTATCCGTCGCCGGCCACGCTTGAAGCGGCCGTGCAGGCCTCCACGCCAGCGATGATCACCGTCGCGCTGCGCCGCCAGGGCGCGGTGGGCGACGGCGAGGGCGGCCAGGCGTTCTGGCAGATGCTCAAGGCGCTGAACGTGCCGGTGCTGCCCAACACCGCCGGCTGCTTCACCGCGCAGGAGGTCATCACCACCGCGATGATGGCGCGCGAGGTGTTCGAGACGCCGTGGATCAAGCTGGAGCTGATCGGCGACGACTACACGCTGCAGCCCGACACGCTCAACCTGCCCGCGGTGGCCGAGACCCTGATCCAGGAAGGTTTCAAGGTGCTGCCGTACTGCACCGAGGACCTGGTGCTGTGCCGCCGGCTGCTCGACGTCGGCTGCCAGGCGCTGATGCCTTGGGCCGCGCCGATCGGCACCGGCCGTGGCGCGGTCAATCCGCACGCGATGCGCGTGCTGCGCGAGCGCCTGCCGGATACGCCGCTGATCGTCGATGCCGGCCTGGGCCTGCCGTCGCACGCAGCGCAGGTGCTGGAGTGGGGCTACGACGGCGTGCTGCTCAACACCGCGGTGGCGCAGGCCGCCTACCCGGTCAACATGGCGCGCGCGTTCGCGCAGGCAGTCGAAGCCGGCCGCACCGCGTACCTCGCCGGCCCGATGCCCGAGCGCGAGGTGGCGCAGGCCAGCACGCCGGTGGTCGGCATGCCGTTCTGGCATGCGGAGGCGGAACAGCGGGAGCAGCGCGCATGA